In Sphingomonas sp. G-3-2-10, a single window of DNA contains:
- a CDS encoding DUF969 domain-containing protein: protein MQYLPLLGILVVVAGFALRLNAMLVVTASAYVTGLLAGKNPIEVTEIFGKAFNDNRILAITWVVLPAIGLLERYGLQQRARAVILGFRNASVGKLLILYLLYRQITAAIGLHSTAGHPQTVRPLVAPMALAAAEKQQGELDEATTEQVKAQAAATDNVGLFFGEDIFFAIGSIVLIQATLATYSIELTPFELAKWAIPTAIAAFLIHGLRLLLLDRKLGRRKPGSRKP from the coding sequence ATGCAATATCTCCCGCTTCTCGGCATCCTGGTCGTCGTCGCGGGGTTCGCGCTGCGGCTCAACGCGATGCTGGTCGTCACCGCATCGGCCTATGTCACCGGACTTCTGGCGGGCAAGAACCCGATCGAAGTCACCGAGATTTTCGGCAAGGCGTTCAACGACAATCGCATCCTCGCCATCACCTGGGTCGTGCTGCCCGCGATCGGCCTGCTCGAGCGCTATGGCCTGCAACAGCGCGCCCGCGCGGTAATCCTGGGCTTCCGCAACGCCAGTGTCGGCAAGCTGCTGATCCTCTATCTCCTCTATCGCCAGATCACCGCGGCGATCGGCCTCCACTCCACCGCGGGCCACCCCCAGACCGTCCGGCCGCTGGTCGCCCCGATGGCGCTCGCCGCTGCCGAGAAACAACAAGGCGAACTCGACGAAGCGACGACCGAACAGGTGAAGGCACAGGCCGCCGCCACCGACAATGTGGGTCTGTTCTTCGGCGAGGATATCTTCTTCGCCATCGGATCGATCGTGCTGATCCAGGCGACGCTGGCGACCTACAGCATCGAACTGACGCCGTTCGAACTGGCCAAATGGGCGATCCCCACGGCGATCGCGGCTTTTCTGATCCACGGCCTCCGCCTGCTGCTGCTCGACCGCAAGTTGGGGAGGCGCAAGCCGGGGAGCCGGAAGCCATGA